CCGTTCGCGGATGGCGGCATCGTGCTGTTTTGTCACTATCGTTATCTCGCGGTCGAATACCTGCTGGTGGCGGTGCTGAACAATTTAAGCAGCATGCGCGTTAACGAACAGCTGGACATCAGCACCACGCACTATCTGGATATCAACCACGCCGATATCGTCGCGCGCATTGATCTGACCGAATGGGAAACCAACCCGGAATCGACCCGCTACTTAACCTTCCTGAAAGGCCGGGTAGGGCGCAAGGTCGCCGATTTCTTTATGGATTTCCTGGGCGCGAGCGTGGGGCTTGATACCAAAGCGCAGAACCGCGGGCTGTTGCAGGCGCTGGATGATTTCACTGCCGAGGCGCAGCTCGATAAAGCCGAGCGCCAGAACGTGCGCGCGCAGGTCTACAGCTACTGTAACGAGCAGTTGCAGGCGGGCGAAGAAATTGCGCTGTCTGAGCTTTCCAAAGAGCTGCCGAGTTTTGGCGAGAAAAGCTTCCAGGAGTTTACGGCGGAGCAGGGCTATGAGCTGGAAGAGACCTTCCCGGCGGATCGCAGCACGCTGCGTCAGCTGACCAAATACGCCGGCAGCGGCGGCGGGCTTACGATTAACTTCGACGCCATGCTGCTTGGCGAGCGTATTTTCTGGGACCCGGCGACCGACACGCTGACCATTAAAGGCACGCCGCCGAACCTGCGCGATCAGCTACAGCGCCGGACGTCAGGCAAATAAACGTGAAATGAAAAAGGGCGGAATTTCCGCCCTTAATTTTTGCGCCTGAATCACAGGCAAAAAAAAACGCCGCATAGCGCGGCGTTTTTTCTTCATTGCACTTACGCGCGAACGAAGTCGATGTGGTGCAGTTTCGGTTTGTACGGGTGACGCTGTACAGCCTGAACTTTTACTTTAACTTCTTTGCCATCGATAGCCAGAGTCAGCACTTCGCTGTAAAACTCCGGTTTAGCCTGCATGTTCATCACTTTGTCGTGGTCCAGTTCGATTGCAACCGGAGCCTCGGTGCCACCGTAAACGATAGCCGGGAACTTGTTGGCGTGACGCAGGCGGCGGCTCGCACCCTTACCCTGCTCTTTACGTACTTCAGCGTTGATAGTAAACATTGACATCTCTCTTAATAAAGAAACCTGTTACAGGCGACCCAGCAACAGGCAAATGACTGGCTTTGCGGATGCAAAAGCGGGCGGCATTATAGCTATTCGAGCGCGCAGGGGCAACGAAAACCGCCGCTAACCGCGTAATTCATTGGCGCGGCGGAACCGCCCGTTATAATCGAACACCTTTTCACGCACCTGCCAGTACTGGCCTTTGAGCCTGGCCACCACAAAATCGGGATGACGCAACAGCGCCTGCTGGGCGACGATATCGTTGACGGTTATCCAGCGCAGCGGCACGCCCGGCGTGCGGGTGTGCGGGCGAATAAAAAGCTGTTCAAAGGCGGTGCGCTGCGCGGGCGTGTGCAGGCGGAAGCGTTCGCTGACGTCCGCGCCGTCCTCATCGTAATAGGTCACTTTCAGCCATTCGCCTTTCTCATCGGCGCCCGGCTGGAGTTGCATCCCGCCGCAACGCAGCACCAGCGCGTCTTTAAGCTTCAGCGCCGCTTTCAGCATGTCGTCCGGGTCTACCAGCACCTTGTCGCATTCGCGGCAGCGCCGCGCGGCGATGTCGTTTTCCGCGTTGCAGTGCGGACAATTTTTAAAGCGGAAGCGGTAGTCGCACTGTTCACGGTGGCCATCGTCATCTTCGAACCAGCCCTGGCAGCGGCGGCCGAAATGCTCGATAAGCGTGCCATCCGCCGTGGTTTTGCCCCAGAAGGTATTGGCGAAACCGCAGGCGGGGCAGAAGACCTGCACCGGCACATTGTCGCTTTTACCCTTCGGCGCGCCCACTTCCGGCGCGTAGAGATCGTGCGGGTTACCCGCGTAATCAAGGATCAGGCAATCTTTTTTGCCCGGCGACAGCCGTAGCCCGCGCCCGACAATCTGCTGATAGAGGCTGACCGATTCGGTCGGGCGCAGAATAGCGATGAGATCCACATGCGGCGCGTCAAAGCCGGTGGTGAGTACCGCCACGTTGACGAGAAAACGCAGTTGCTGAGCTTTAAACGCCTCAATAATCGCGTCGCGTTCGCGTCCTGGCGTTTCGCCGGTGATAAGCGCCGCTTCGCCCGCAGGCAGCAGGCCGGTGATTTCACGCGCGTGCTCGACGGTTGCGGCGAAAATCATCGCGCCGCGCCGGTCAGCGGCGAATTCAACTATCTGGCTCACGATATGCGGCGTGATGCGCTGCTGCTGTTTCAGCTCGCGGTTAAGGTCAGCCTCGCTGAACAGCCCGTTGCTCTGGGCCTGCAGACGGCTGAAATCATATTGTACCACCGGCATATCGAGCCGCTCCGGCGGCGTCAGGTAGCCGTGTTTAATCATGTAGCGCAGCGGCAGCTCGTAGATGCAGTCGCGAAACAGCGCTTTTTCATCGCCGCGCACCATGCCGTGATAATGGAACTGGTAAATCCAGCCCTTGCCGAGGCGAAACGGTGTCGCGGTCAGCCCCAGTAAGCGCAGGCGCGGGTTCTGCTTACGCAGGTGCGTGAGAATTTGCTGATACTGACTGTCGTCGTCATCGCTAATGCGATGGCACTCATCGACAATCACCAGCGAGAATTCTCCCTGAAAATGGTCGAGGTAGCGCGCCACCGACTGCACGCTGCCGAACACGACCTTGCCGTGGCTCTCTTTGCGTGCGAGACCGGCCGCGTAAATATCGGCCTCAAGCCCGAGCGCCAGATATTTCGCATGGTTTTGCGCCACCAGCTCTTTCACGTGGGCGAGCACCAGCACACGGCCGCGTGCGAGCCGCGCCAGTTCGGCGATCACCAGGCTTTTGCCTGCGCCGGTCGGCAGAACGATCGCCGCTGGCGCGTCGTGGCGGCGAAAATGGTTAAGGGTGGCATCCACCGCTTCGCGCTGGTAGGGACGTAAAGTAAAGGACATGGGGCCTGCAGAAATAGGGATCACGCTAATATTATGCCACGAATCATTTTCATCTTGTGAGCGGGCCATTGCCCGTTATACTGACGGCTCTGATTCCGCTTCAAGCATATTGACGGGCGCTTTGCCCGCCCCCGCGTCGGAACTGCATCAACAACAGGCTTATAAACGTAATGCGACTTGATAAATTTATCGCCCAGCAGCTTGGCGTCAGCCGCGCTATTGCTGGCCGTGAAATTCGCGCCAGCCGGGTCACGGTGGATGGCGAGATTGTAAAAGACAGCGCTTTTAAACTGCTGGCGGATCACGACGTCGAATATGACGGCAATCCGCTCATCCAGCAGAACGGCCCGCGCTATTTTATGCTGAATAAACCGCAGGGCTACGTCTGCTCCACCGACGATCCGGATCATCCGACGGTGCTCTACTTTCTGGACGAGCCGGTCGCGCATAAGCTGCACGCCGCAGGGCGACTGGATATCGACACCACCGGGCTGGTGCTGATGACTGACGACGGCCAGTGGTCGCATCGCATCACCTCGCCGCGCCATCATTGTGAGAAAACCTATCTGGTGACGCTGGAATCGCCGGTGGCGGATGACACCGCGGCGCTGTTTGCCAAAGGCGTACAGCTCAACAACGAAAAAGATCTCACCAAACCGGCGCAGCTTGAAGTGATCACCCCGACCGAAGTGCGTCTCACCATCAGCGAAGGGCGCTATCATCAGGTGAAGCGTATGTTTGCGGCGGTGGGTAATCACGTTGTCGGTCTGCATCGCGAGCGCATCGGGGCGATTGAACTCGATCCTGAGCTTGCGCCTGGCGAATACCGCCCGTTAACCGAAGACGAAATTACCAGCGTTGGCATGCCGTCACGCTAATTTCAGGAGTCAACTGTGACCACCAGGCAGAATTCGTCGCTGGGTATTGTGTTTATTCTTGGCCTGCTGGCCATGCTGATGCCGCTCTCTATCGATATGTATCTCCCGGCGCTGCCGGTTATCGCCAGCGAGTTTGGCGTCGAGGCGGGCAGCGCCCAGATGACGCTCAGCACCTATATTCTGGGCTTTGCTATCGGCCAGCTTTTTTATGGGCCGATGGCCGACAGTCTGGGACGCAAGCCGGTTATTCTTGGCGGCACGCTGATATTCGCGGCGGCCGCCATCGCCTGCGCGCTGGCCCAGAGCATCGACCAGCTCATTTATATGCGTTTTCTGCACGGGCTTTCCGCGGCGGCGGCAAGCGTGGTGATTAACGCCCTGATGCGCGATATCTACCCGAAGGAAGAGTTCTCGCGCATGATGTCCTTTGTGATGCTGGTGACGACCATCGCGCCGCTGCTGGCACCGATGGCGGGCGGGGCGGTGCTGGTCTGGTTTAACTGGCACGTGATTTTCTGGATCCTCGCGGTGCTGGCGCTGCTCGCCTGCGCCATGATTTTCTTTCTTATCCGCGAAACGCTGCCGGTGGAGCGTCGCCAGAAGTTTCACTTTCGCACCACGCTTGGCAACTTCGCCACGCTGTTTCGCCATAAGCGCGTCCTGAGCTATATGCTGGCGAGCGGCTTCAGCTTTGCCGGCATGTTTTCGTTTTTAAGCGCCGGGCCGTTTGTCTATATCGAACTGAATCACGTTTCGCCGCAGCACTTCGGTTATTACTTCGCGCTGAATATCGTGTTTCTGTTCGTGATGACCATCATTAACAGCCGCTTTGTGCGCCGCGTGGGCGCGCTGAAAATGTTCCGCGCCGGGCTGTTTATTCAGTTTGCGATGGCCGTGTGGCTGGTGATTAGCGCGCAGTTTGATGTCGGCTTCTGGTCGCTGGTGCTGGGCGTGGCGGCGTTTGTCGGCTGTGTGTCGCTGGTGGCGTCCAACGCGATGGCGGTTATCCTGGATGAGTTTCCGCATATGGCGGGAACGGCCTCGTCGCTCGCAGGCACGTTCCGCTTCGGGATCGGGGCGATTATGGGCGCGCTGCTCTCTATGGCGACGTTCAACTCCGCCTGGCCGATGCTGCTTTCCATCTTCTTCTGCGCTACCTGTTCCATTCTTTTCTATCTCTACGCCAGCCGTCCTCGCCGACGCGCTGTCTGATCTTCTCGCGGGAGTATCACTCCCGCCTTTTAGTCACGCATTAAGTCCCTCTGGCGCGCTTTCTTGAGTCATTTTC
This sequence is a window from Cronobacter sakazakii. Protein-coding genes within it:
- the rplY gene encoding 50S ribosomal protein L25, translated to MFTINAEVRKEQGKGASRRLRHANKFPAIVYGGTEAPVAIELDHDKVMNMQAKPEFYSEVLTLAIDGKEVKVKVQAVQRHPYKPKLHHIDFVRA
- a CDS encoding DEAD/DEAH box helicase, with the protein product MSFTLRPYQREAVDATLNHFRRHDAPAAIVLPTGAGKSLVIAELARLARGRVLVLAHVKELVAQNHAKYLALGLEADIYAAGLARKESHGKVVFGSVQSVARYLDHFQGEFSLVIVDECHRISDDDDSQYQQILTHLRKQNPRLRLLGLTATPFRLGKGWIYQFHYHGMVRGDEKALFRDCIYELPLRYMIKHGYLTPPERLDMPVVQYDFSRLQAQSNGLFSEADLNRELKQQQRITPHIVSQIVEFAADRRGAMIFAATVEHAREITGLLPAGEAALITGETPGRERDAIIEAFKAQQLRFLVNVAVLTTGFDAPHVDLIAILRPTESVSLYQQIVGRGLRLSPGKKDCLILDYAGNPHDLYAPEVGAPKGKSDNVPVQVFCPACGFANTFWGKTTADGTLIEHFGRRCQGWFEDDDGHREQCDYRFRFKNCPHCNAENDIAARRCRECDKVLVDPDDMLKAALKLKDALVLRCGGMQLQPGADEKGEWLKVTYYDEDGADVSERFRLHTPAQRTAFEQLFIRPHTRTPGVPLRWITVNDIVAQQALLRHPDFVVARLKGQYWQVREKVFDYNGRFRRANELRG
- the rsuA gene encoding 16S rRNA pseudouridine(516) synthase RsuA, encoding MRLDKFIAQQLGVSRAIAGREIRASRVTVDGEIVKDSAFKLLADHDVEYDGNPLIQQNGPRYFMLNKPQGYVCSTDDPDHPTVLYFLDEPVAHKLHAAGRLDIDTTGLVLMTDDGQWSHRITSPRHHCEKTYLVTLESPVADDTAALFAKGVQLNNEKDLTKPAQLEVITPTEVRLTISEGRYHQVKRMFAAVGNHVVGLHRERIGAIELDPELAPGEYRPLTEDEITSVGMPSR
- the yejK gene encoding nucleoid-associated protein YejK, giving the protein MSLDINQIALHQLIKRDEQNLELILRDSLLEPGNTVTEMMAELHRVYSAKSKAYGLFNEESELAEALRQCRRGDEDFLAFSRAATGRLRDELAKYPFADGGIVLFCHYRYLAVEYLLVAVLNNLSSMRVNEQLDISTTHYLDINHADIVARIDLTEWETNPESTRYLTFLKGRVGRKVADFFMDFLGASVGLDTKAQNRGLLQALDDFTAEAQLDKAERQNVRAQVYSYCNEQLQAGEEIALSELSKELPSFGEKSFQEFTAEQGYELEETFPADRSTLRQLTKYAGSGGGLTINFDAMLLGERIFWDPATDTLTIKGTPPNLRDQLQRRTSGK
- a CDS encoding Bcr/CflA family multidrug efflux MFS transporter; protein product: MTTRQNSSLGIVFILGLLAMLMPLSIDMYLPALPVIASEFGVEAGSAQMTLSTYILGFAIGQLFYGPMADSLGRKPVILGGTLIFAAAAIACALAQSIDQLIYMRFLHGLSAAAASVVINALMRDIYPKEEFSRMMSFVMLVTTIAPLLAPMAGGAVLVWFNWHVIFWILAVLALLACAMIFFLIRETLPVERRQKFHFRTTLGNFATLFRHKRVLSYMLASGFSFAGMFSFLSAGPFVYIELNHVSPQHFGYYFALNIVFLFVMTIINSRFVRRVGALKMFRAGLFIQFAMAVWLVISAQFDVGFWSLVLGVAAFVGCVSLVASNAMAVILDEFPHMAGTASSLAGTFRFGIGAIMGALLSMATFNSAWPMLLSIFFCATCSILFYLYASRPRRRAV